In Sulfuritortus calidifontis, the sequence ACGACTTCCTGGCCCGCAACGAGACCATGGTTACCGGCACCATCAAGCGCATGGACCGCGGCAACGCCATCGTCGAATCCGGCCGCATCGAGGGCTGGCTGGCCCGCGACCAGATGATCCCGAAGGAAAACCTGCGCGTGGGCGACCGCGTCCGCGCCTATCTGTTGCGCATCGAGCGCGGCGGCCGCGGCCCGCAGCTGGTGCTGTCGCGTACTGCGCCCGAGTTCATCATGGCCCTGTTCGGCATGGAAGTGCCCGAGATCGACGAGGGCCTGATCGAGATCAAGGCCGCCGCCCGCGACCCCGGCATGCGCGCCAAGATCGCGGTCAAGTCGAACGACCCCCGGATCGACCCGCAGGGCACCTGCATCGGCGTGCGCGGCACCAGGGTCACGGCCGTGACCAACGAGCTGTGCGGCGAACGGGTGGACATCGTGCTCTGGTCGCCCGACCCGGCCCAGTTCGTGATCAATGCCCTGGCCCCGGCCGAGGTGTCGAGCATCGTGGTCGACGAGGAGAAGCACAGCATGGACGTGGTGGTGGACGAGGAGAATCTCGCCAACGCCATCGGCCGCGGCGGCCAGAACGTGCGTCTGGCCTCGGAGCTGACCGGCTGGACCATCAACATCATGACCGTTGACGAGGCCGATCAGAAGCACGAGCAGGAAGCCACCAGCATCCGCGACCTGTTCATGGAAAAGCTCGACGTCGACGAGGACGTGGCCGACGTGCTGGTGCAGGAAGGCTTCTCCACCCTGGAAGAGGTGGCCTACGTGCCGCTGAACGAGATGCTGGAGATCGAGGCCTTCGACGCGGACACCGTCAACGAGCTGCGTGCCCGCGCCCGCAACGCCCTGCTGACCGCGGCCATCGCCCGGGAAGAGACGGTGGAGTCCAACCCCGACCTGATGAGCCTGGACGGCATGGATACCGACACCGCTGCCCTGCTGCAGTCCAAGGGCGTGGCGACCACCGAAGACCTGGCCGACCTGGCCGTGGACGAGCTGGTCGAACTGACCGGCATGGACGAAGAGCGCGCCAAACAACTGATCATGACCGCCCGTGCCCCGATGCTGGCCGCGAGTGGGGAGTGAACGAGGAATAGATGAACGTCGAACAGTTCTCCAAGGAACTTAAAGTCGCAGTCGAGCTGCTGCTCGAACAGTTGCAGGCCGCCGGCGTCTCCGTCAAGAGCGCCGCGGACGAACTCAGCGATGAAGACAAGAGCCGTCTGCTCGATTATCTGCAGAGCAAGCACGGCGCCAAGCAGCCCAAGACCAAGATCACCCTGACCCGCAAGCAGACGACGGAGATCAAGACCGCCGACAGCAGCGGCAAGGCGCGCACGATCCAGGTCGAGGTGCGCAAGAAGCGGGTGCTGGTCAAGCGCGAGGAACCCCAGGCAGCCCCAGCCGAAGCGTTGGCTGCTCCGGTCGAGGCCCCGGCCCCGGTCGAAGTGGCGCCGGCCCCGGCTCCGGTGGAGGTCGCTCCAGGGCCCGTGGTGGCGGAAAAGCCCAAGGCCCGGAAAAAGTCCGAGGTCATCGGCGAGGCCGAGCTGAAGGCGCGCGAGGAAGAGGCCAGGCGCCAAGCCGAGCTGCGCGCCATCCAGGAGGCCGAGCTCAAGGCCAAGCAGGAACGCGAGGCTGCCCGCAAGGAGGCCGAGGCCAAGGCGGCCGCCGCCACGGCGCCGGCCCCGGCCCCTGAAGCGGCCAAGGCGGCCAAGCCGGCCGGCAGCGTGAAGCCGACGGTCAAGGCCAAGACCGACAAAGGCACCGGCAAGAAGGGCAAGGAAGAAGAGGCCGCCGGCAAGAAGGGCGGGCTCAAGGTGCGCGGCGCTTTCGAGGCCGACCAGGGCTGGCGCGGTCGCAGCAAGGCCAAGCACAAGGCCGAGCACGAGCCGCAGCATGCCTTCACCGCGCCGACCGAGCCGGTGGTGCACGAGGTGCTGGTGCCGGAAACCATCTCGGTCGCCGACCTCGCCCATAAGATGGCGGTCAAGGCCACCGAGGTGATCAAGGCTTTGATGAAGATGGGCTCCATGGTCACCATCAACCAGGTGCTGGACCAGGAGACCGCCATGATCGTGGTGGAGGAGATGGGCCATATCGCCAAGCCCGCCCCGATCGATACCCCGGAATCCTACCTGGAGGTGGAAACCGGTGAACACAAGGAAGTCGAACTCAAGCCGAGGGCGCCGGTGGTCACCGTCATGGGCCACGTCGACCACGGCAAGACCTCGCTGCTCGATTCGATCCGCCGCGCCCGCGTGGCGGCCGGCGAAGCGGGCGGCATCACCCAGCATATCGGCGCCTATCACGTCGATACGCCCAAGGGCATGATCACCTTCCTCGACACCCCAGGCCACGAGGCCTTCACCGCCATGCGGGCGCGGGGCGCCAAGGTCACCGACATCGTCATCCTGGTGGTGGCGGCCGACGACGGCGTGATGCCGCAGACCAAGGAAGCCATCCACCATGCCAAGGCGGCGGGCGTGCCCATCGTCGTGGCCGTGAACAAGATCGACAAGCCCGAAGCCAACCCCGAGCGCATCCGTCAGGAGGTCTCGAGCGAGGGCGTGGTGCCCGAGGAGTGGGGCGGCGACGCCATGTTCATCGACGTCTCGGCCAAGACCGGCGTCGGCATCGACAACCTGCTCGACGCCGTGCTGCTTCAGGCCGAGGTGCTCGAGCTGAAGGCGCCGGTGGATACCCCGGCCAAGGGCGTGGTGGTGGAATCGCGTCTGGACAAGGGCCGCGGCCCGGTCGCCACCATCCTGGTGCAATCCGGTACTCTGCGGCGCGGCGATGTCATGCTGGCCGGCACCGCCTTCGGCCGCGTCCGCGCCATGCTCGACGAGAATGGCAAGCCGGTGGACGCCGCCGGTCCGGCCATCCCGGTCGAGATTCAGGGGCTGTCCGACGTGCCGGGCGCCGGCGAGGACGTGCTGGTGCTGCCGGATGAGCGCAAGGCGCGCGAAATCGCGCTGTTCCGTCAGGGCAAGTTCCGCGACGTGCGTCTGGCCAAGCAGCAGGCGGCCAAGCTGGAAAGCATGTTCGAGCAGATGGGCGAGGGCGAGGTGAAGACCCTGGCCCTGATCATCAAGGCCGACGTGCAGGGCTCCTACGAGGGGCTGTCGCACGCCCTGCAGAAACTGTCCACCGACGAGGTCAAGGTCAACATCATCCATGCCGCGGTCGGCGCGGTGTCGGAGTCCGACGTCAACCTGGCCATCGCCTCCAAGGCGGTGATCATCGGCTTCAACGTCCGGGCCGATGCCCAGGCGCGCAAACTGGCCGAAACCAGCGGCGTCGACATCCGCTACTACAACATCATCTACGACGCCGTGGATGACGTGAAGGCGGCGCTGTCCGGGTTGCTCTCGCCCGAGAAGAAGGAAAACGTGCTCGGCATGGCCGAGGTGCGCCAGGTCTTCCGCATCTCCAAGGTCGGCGCCGTCGCCGGCTGCATGGTGACCGAGGGCCTGGTCAAGCGCTCGGCCCATGTCCGCGTGCTGCGCGACAACGTGGTCATCCACAGCGGCGAACTCGACTCCCTCAAGCGCTTCAAGGAAGACGTCAAGGAGGTCAAGTCCGGTTACGACTGCGGCCTGTCGATCAAGAACTTCAACGACATCGAAGAGGGCGACATGCTCGAGTTCTTCGAGGTGGTGGAAGTCGCCCGTACGCTGTAAGCAGACCGGCGGGGTGTTCGCCCCGTCGCTGCAAACCCTGGACCGGATTCCATGCCCACTGATTTCCCCCGCGCCCGCCGTGTCGGCGAACAGATCCGCCAGGAACTGGCCGACATCCTCTGGCGCGAGATGAAGGACCCGCGGGTGACCGGGGTCACCATCACAGCGGTCGAGGTCAACCCCGACCTGGAGCACGCCAAGGTCTATTTCAGCCTGCTGACCGGCGAGGCCGCCGAGGTCACCCGTGCCCTGCAGAAGGCGGCCGGCTTCCTGCGCACCGAGTTGTCGCGCCGCCTGCGCCTGCGCTGCGTGCCGCAACTGCATTTCCAGTTCGACGAATCGCTCGAACGCGGCAATCGCATCTCGCACCTGATCGACGAGGCCATCGCCGAAGACGAGCGCCATCACCACGATGACTGAGCCCCGCCGTCGGACCCCGCGGCGGAAGGTCGACGGCGTGCTGCTGCTGGACAAGCCGACCGGGCTGACCTCGAACGGCGCCCTGCAGCGGGCCAAGCGCCTGTTCGAGGCGGAAAAGGCCGGCCATACCGGCACCCTCGACCCCTTCGCCTCCGGCCTCTTGCCCATCTGCCTGGGCGAGGCGACCAAGTTCTCCCGGTTCCTGCTCGATGCCGACAAGGCCTACCGGGCCGAGATTCGGCTGGGTGTGCGCACGACCACGGCCGACCCCGAGGGCGAGGTGATCGAGACCCGACCGGTGACGGTGACGCTGGCGCAGGTGCAGGCGGTCTTGCCCCGATTTCTGGGCGAGATCATGCAGGTGCCGCCCATGCACTCCGCCCTGAAGCGCGATGGCCGGCCGTTGTACGAACTGGCGCGCCAGGGCATCGAGGTCGAGCGCCAGCCGCGCGCGGTGCGGGTGCACGAACTGACGGTCGAGGCGCTGGCGGGCGAGGTGCTGACCCTGGTGGTCCATTGCGGCAAGGGACTGTATGTGCGCACACTGGCCGAGGACATCGGTGCCGCCTTGGGCTGCGGCGCTTATCTCCAGGCCCTGCGGCGGCTCAAGGTGGGGCCGTTCAGCCTGGATCAGGCGGTCGGCCTGGCCGAGTTGGAGACCCTGGACTTGGCCGGCCGCGACGCCCGCCTGCTGCCGGAGTCCATCCTGGTCGCCGACCTGGCCCGGATCGAGCTCGATCTCGATGCAGCCTGGCAGATCTGTCACGGCCAGCCGATCTGGCGGCCCGGTCTGGTCGTGGGTCAGCGTTTCGCCCTGTTCGACCCGGCGGCCCGCTTTCTCGGCGTGGCCGAGGTCAATGTCGACGGCAAGCTGGCGCCCCGGCGCCTGCTGGCCGCCTGAGCCGCGCCGATCCGGCATGAATTGCTTGAGAAATTGCGGGGTTAGCGAGTAAAATCCGCCCTTTTCCAGTTTGTTTTGGAGTTGAGAGATGGCCATCACCACCGCCGACAAGGCGAAGATTCTGAAAGACTACCAGCGCGGCGCCGCCGATACCGGCTCGCCCGAGGTCCAGGTCGCCCTGCTGACCGCCCGCATCAACGACCTGACCGGTCACTTCAAGAGCCACGCCAAGGATCACCATTCCCGGCGCGGCCTGCTCAAGCTGGTCAGCCGTCGTCGCCGTCTGCTCGACTACCTGAAGTCCCGCAACACCGACGCCTATCGCTCGCTGATCGAGCGACTCGGCCTGCGCAAGTGAGGCGCCCTGGTCTGCGCAAGTAAACCCGCAGCGCCTTCGGCGTCTGCATCTTCATCGGTATAGCGAATACAGCGACGAGGTCAGCGTGAATCCTGTCAAGAAAACGTTTCAGTACGGCCGCCACCAGGTAACCCTGGAAACGGGCGAAATCGCCCGTCAGGCCGACGGTGCAGTCATCGTCAACATGGACGACACCGTGGTGCTGGTCACCGCCGTGGCCAAGACCGAGGTCAAGCCCGGTCAGGACTTCTTCCCGCTGACCGTCGATTACCAGGAAAAGACCTATGCGGCCGGTCGCATTCCCGGCGGTTTCTTCAAGCGCGAAGGCAAGCCGACCGAAAAGGAAACCCTGACCTCCCGCCTGATCGACCGTCCGATCCGTCCGCTCTTTCCCGATGGCTTCTTCAACGAGATCCAGGTCATTGCGACCGTGATTTCGTCCAACCCCGAGGTCGACTCCGACATCCCGGCCCTGATCGGCGCCTCCGCCGCCCTGACCCTGGCCGGCGTGCCGTTCAACGGCCCGATCGGTGCCGCCCGCGTCGGCTACATCGACGGCCAGTACGTGCTCAACCCCAGCAACGCCGAACTGAAGAACTCCAAACTGGACCTGGTCGTTGCCGGTACCGCCCATGCCGTGCTGATGGTGGAATCCGAGGCCGACCAGCTGCCCGAGGACGTGATGCTCGGCGCCGTGGTCTTCGGCCACGAGCAGATGCAGAAGGCGATCGACGCGATCAACGAGCTGGCCGACGAGGCCGGCAAGGAGCCTTGGGACTGGAAGGCGCCCGAGCCGCAAACCGCGCTGATCGAGCAGATGAAGTCCATCTGCGGCAACGACCTGTCCAACGCCTATTCGATCAAGCAGAAGCAGGCCCGCATGGCCGCGGTGGACGAGGTGCGCAACCGCGTGTTCGCCGCGATGATCACCGAGGACATGGACACCGTCCAGGCCAACGTGATCAAGGACCTGTTCCATCACCTGGAGGCTCAGGTGGTGCGTGGCCGCATCCTGTCCGGCGAGCCGCGCATCGACGGGCGC encodes:
- the rpsO gene encoding 30S ribosomal protein S15 gives rise to the protein MAITTADKAKILKDYQRGAADTGSPEVQVALLTARINDLTGHFKSHAKDHHSRRGLLKLVSRRRRLLDYLKSRNTDAYRSLIERLGLRK
- the truB gene encoding tRNA pseudouridine(55) synthase TruB, translated to MTEPRRRTPRRKVDGVLLLDKPTGLTSNGALQRAKRLFEAEKAGHTGTLDPFASGLLPICLGEATKFSRFLLDADKAYRAEIRLGVRTTTADPEGEVIETRPVTVTLAQVQAVLPRFLGEIMQVPPMHSALKRDGRPLYELARQGIEVERQPRAVRVHELTVEALAGEVLTLVVHCGKGLYVRTLAEDIGAALGCGAYLQALRRLKVGPFSLDQAVGLAELETLDLAGRDARLLPESILVADLARIELDLDAAWQICHGQPIWRPGLVVGQRFALFDPAARFLGVAEVNVDGKLAPRRLLAA
- the infB gene encoding translation initiation factor IF-2, which codes for MNVEQFSKELKVAVELLLEQLQAAGVSVKSAADELSDEDKSRLLDYLQSKHGAKQPKTKITLTRKQTTEIKTADSSGKARTIQVEVRKKRVLVKREEPQAAPAEALAAPVEAPAPVEVAPAPAPVEVAPGPVVAEKPKARKKSEVIGEAELKAREEEARRQAELRAIQEAELKAKQEREAARKEAEAKAAAATAPAPAPEAAKAAKPAGSVKPTVKAKTDKGTGKKGKEEEAAGKKGGLKVRGAFEADQGWRGRSKAKHKAEHEPQHAFTAPTEPVVHEVLVPETISVADLAHKMAVKATEVIKALMKMGSMVTINQVLDQETAMIVVEEMGHIAKPAPIDTPESYLEVETGEHKEVELKPRAPVVTVMGHVDHGKTSLLDSIRRARVAAGEAGGITQHIGAYHVDTPKGMITFLDTPGHEAFTAMRARGAKVTDIVILVVAADDGVMPQTKEAIHHAKAAGVPIVVAVNKIDKPEANPERIRQEVSSEGVVPEEWGGDAMFIDVSAKTGVGIDNLLDAVLLQAEVLELKAPVDTPAKGVVVESRLDKGRGPVATILVQSGTLRRGDVMLAGTAFGRVRAMLDENGKPVDAAGPAIPVEIQGLSDVPGAGEDVLVLPDERKAREIALFRQGKFRDVRLAKQQAAKLESMFEQMGEGEVKTLALIIKADVQGSYEGLSHALQKLSTDEVKVNIIHAAVGAVSESDVNLAIASKAVIIGFNVRADAQARKLAETSGVDIRYYNIIYDAVDDVKAALSGLLSPEKKENVLGMAEVRQVFRISKVGAVAGCMVTEGLVKRSAHVRVLRDNVVIHSGELDSLKRFKEDVKEVKSGYDCGLSIKNFNDIEEGDMLEFFEVVEVARTL
- the rbfA gene encoding 30S ribosome-binding factor RbfA, with product MPTDFPRARRVGEQIRQELADILWREMKDPRVTGVTITAVEVNPDLEHAKVYFSLLTGEAAEVTRALQKAAGFLRTELSRRLRLRCVPQLHFQFDESLERGNRISHLIDEAIAEDERHHHDD
- the nusA gene encoding transcription termination factor NusA; the protein is MSREILLLADALAREKNVDLEVVFGALESALAHATKKRLTEDAEVRVEIDRKTGDYKAFRRWEVLPDEAGLEHPDHQYLLSEAQEINPDIKIGEFIEEPLEAVEFGRIGAQAAKQVILQKIRDAEREQVLNDFLARNETMVTGTIKRMDRGNAIVESGRIEGWLARDQMIPKENLRVGDRVRAYLLRIERGGRGPQLVLSRTAPEFIMALFGMEVPEIDEGLIEIKAAARDPGMRAKIAVKSNDPRIDPQGTCIGVRGTRVTAVTNELCGERVDIVLWSPDPAQFVINALAPAEVSSIVVDEEKHSMDVVVDEENLANAIGRGGQNVRLASELTGWTINIMTVDEADQKHEQEATSIRDLFMEKLDVDEDVADVLVQEGFSTLEEVAYVPLNEMLEIEAFDADTVNELRARARNALLTAAIAREETVESNPDLMSLDGMDTDTAALLQSKGVATTEDLADLAVDELVELTGMDEERAKQLIMTARAPMLAASGE